A region of Acidobacteriota bacterium DNA encodes the following proteins:
- a CDS encoding DUF3365 domain-containing protein translates to MKRQRATASAVLLALLLAASLPASLPADEELLITCRGAAAALQRGLQAALSAAMREGGPEKAVTVCRDRAPEIAADISRSEGVQVRRTALRVRNPKNAPDAWERETLEAFAARMAEGEDPAALERWVLRPEDGKLVYRYMKAIPTGETCLSCHGPAVEEGLRRRIQEAYPEDAAVGFAKGDLRGAFTIRNVVGTAAPEPPPRPAEPNSWRKP, encoded by the coding sequence ATGAAACGGCAACGCGCTACGGCGTCGGCGGTCCTGCTCGCCCTGCTCCTGGCGGCCTCTCTGCCCGCCTCGCTCCCCGCCGACGAGGAACTCCTCATCACCTGCCGGGGCGCGGCGGCGGCGCTTCAGCGGGGCCTGCAAGCGGCCCTCTCGGCGGCCATGCGGGAGGGCGGCCCGGAGAAGGCCGTGACGGTGTGCCGGGACCGCGCGCCCGAGATCGCCGCCGACATCTCCCGCAGCGAGGGCGTCCAGGTGCGGCGCACGGCCCTTCGGGTGCGAAATCCGAAGAACGCCCCCGACGCGTGGGAGCGCGAGACCCTGGAGGCCTTCGCCGCCCGCATGGCCGAGGGGGAGGACCCCGCCGCCCTGGAGCGGTGGGTCCTGCGCCCCGAGGACGGGAAGCTGGTCTACCGCTACATGAAGGCCATCCCCACGGGGGAGACGTGCCTGTCCTGCCACGGCCCCGCCGTGGAAGAAGGGCTCCGCCGGAGGATTCAGGAAGCCTACCCGGAAGACGCCGCCGTGGGTTTCGCCAAGGGCGACCTGCGCGGAGCCTTCACCATTCGCAACGTCGTCGGGACGGCGGCGCCGGAGCCGCCGCCCCGCCCCGCCGAACCCAACTCCTGGAGGAAGCCATGA
- the era gene encoding GTPase Era → MRCGFVAVVGRTNVGKSTIVNGLVGEKVSIVTPKPQTTRNVIRGILTEPRGQVVFLDTPGVHKPRTRMNEAMNRSALESVESVDAVLWVLEAGRPWGAEEGRLAERLKGRAQGLLIVLNKADEVRNKALLLPVLEDLSRRFPEVPLYPMCALDEKDRKGLLDQIFPLLPEGEPLFPEDVYTDQPERQLAAEIVREHLFGRTFQEVPHCAGVLVEQFEEAPAEGGKVTIHCAILVERESQKPIVIGKGGQNLKAIGTGARKELQSLLGCGVELRLFVKVRPEWRENAAILREMGLA, encoded by the coding sequence ATGCGTTGCGGCTTCGTGGCGGTGGTGGGGAGGACGAACGTGGGCAAGTCCACGATCGTCAACGGGCTGGTGGGCGAGAAGGTCTCCATCGTGACGCCCAAGCCCCAGACCACGCGAAACGTGATCCGGGGCATCCTCACCGAGCCCAGGGGCCAGGTCGTGTTCCTGGACACGCCCGGCGTCCACAAGCCCCGCACGCGCATGAACGAGGCCATGAACCGATCGGCCCTGGAGAGCGTGGAGTCGGTGGACGCCGTCCTCTGGGTCCTGGAGGCCGGGCGCCCCTGGGGGGCCGAGGAGGGCCGCCTCGCGGAACGGCTCAAGGGGCGCGCCCAGGGGCTCCTGATCGTCCTCAACAAGGCCGACGAGGTCCGGAACAAGGCCCTGCTCCTGCCGGTGCTGGAGGACCTCTCGCGGCGCTTCCCGGAGGTCCCCCTCTACCCCATGTGCGCCCTGGACGAAAAAGACCGTAAAGGGCTCCTGGACCAAATCTTCCCCCTCCTCCCCGAGGGGGAGCCCCTCTTCCCCGAGGACGTCTACACGGACCAGCCCGAGCGCCAGCTCGCCGCGGAGATCGTCCGGGAACACCTCTTCGGGAGGACCTTCCAGGAAGTCCCGCACTGCGCGGGCGTCCTCGTGGAGCAGTTCGAGGAGGCACCCGCGGAGGGCGGCAAGGTGACCATCCACTGCGCCATCCTCGTGGAGCGGGAAAGCCAGAAGCCCATCGTCATCGGGAAAGGCGGCCAGAACCTCAAGGCCATCGGGACCGGGGCGCGGAAGGAACTGCAGTCCCTCCTGGGATGCGGGGTGGAGCTCCGGTTGTTCGTGAAGGTGCGCCCGGAATGGCGGGAAAACGCCGCCATCCTGAGGGAAATGGGCCTGGCCTGA